Sequence from the Ornithinimicrobium humiphilum genome:
ATGCGGGCCGGGTAGGACGGGGGCACCTGGCGCTCGCGGCCCTTGTCGTCGGTCTCGGTGACGCGGGCCTCGGGGACGTCGCGGAGCGCGTCCTGCACGGGCACGCCCAGGAGGTCCAGGGTGCGGCGCACGATGGACGGCGAGCCGCCGGCGGCGCCGAGGACGACCGGCCCGGAGGGCAGCTCACGACCGCGGCGCAGCCGGGTCGGCTGGGGCACGCCCAGCTGCTTGGCGAGCGGGTTGGTGGTCAGCACCTGCACGATATCGGCCATGTCAGCAGCCCTCCAGGATCGCGACGACGCCCTGGCCGCCGGCGGCGCAGATCGAGACCAGGCCCCGGGAGCCCGGGCCCTTCTCGGCCAGGAGCTTGGACAGGGTGGCCACGATGCGGCCACCGGTGGCGGCGAACGGGTGACCGGCCGCCAGCGAGGACCCGTTGACGTTGAGCTTGCTCCGGTCGACGGAGCCGAGCGGGGCGTCGAGGCCCAGGCGGTCGCGGCAGAACTCCTCCGACTCCCAGGCCGCCATCGTGGCGAGCACCGTGGAGGCGAAGGCCTCGTGGATCTCGTAGTAGTCGAAGTCCTGCAGCGTCAGCCCCTGACGGGCCAGCAGGCGCGGCACCGCGTAGGCGGGCGCCATGAGCAGCCCCTCCTCGCCGGAGACGTAGTCGACCGCGGCCACCTCGGCGTCGACGAAGCGGGCCAGCACGGGCAGGTTGCGCTCCTCGGCCCACTCACGGCTGGAGAGCAGCACGACGGCGGCACCGTCGGAGAGCGGCGTGGAGTTGCCGGCCGTCATCGTGGCGCCCTCGCCCTTGCCGAAGACCGGCTTGAGGCCGGCGAGCTTCTCCACGGAGGTGTCGGGGCGCAGGCCCTCGTCACGGGAGAGGCGCAGGAAGCCGGTGGCGAGGTCGTCGAAGAAGCCGGACTCCCACGCGCGGGCCAGGTTGTGGTGGCTTGCGACGGCCAGCTCGTCCTGGGCCTCGCGGGTGATGCCCCACTCCTTGGCGGTGCGGGCCTGGTGCTCGCCCATCGACAGGCCGGTGCGCGGCTCGGAGTTGCGCGGCGTCTCGGGGGCCAGGTCACCGGGGCGGATGCCCGCGAGCGCCTTGACGCGCTGCATCGGGGTGCGGGCGGCGTTGGCCTTGAGGAGGGCCTTGCGCAGGCCCTCGCCGACGGCGATCGGGGCGTCGCTGGCGGAGTCGACACCACCGGCGATGGCGGAGTCGACCTGGCCGAGGCGGATCTTGTTGGCGGCCTGGATCACGGTCTCCAGGCCGGTGCCGCACGCCTGCTGCAGGTCGTAGGCCGGCGTGGTCGGCGCGAGCGCGGAGCCGAGCACGGACTCGCGGGTGAGGTTGAAGTCACGGGCGTGCTTGAGCACGGCACCGGCCGCCACCTCGCCGACCTGCTGGCCGGCCAGGCCGAAGCGGGCGACCAGCCCGTCGATCGCGGCGGTGAGCATGGACTGGTTGGAGGCCGCGGCATACGCACCCCCGGCCTTGCCGAACGGGATCCGGTTGCCGCCGACGATGACGGCGTCTCGGGCGATGGTCGAGTCGGACAATCGAGGCTCCTAGTGGTGTGCCCGCCGGGGCGCGGCGGGACGAGGGAGGTATCCGATACCGACTGTAGCCGATACGGACGGTACGCGGTACTGTGTGCGGCATGGCACCTGTGCTCCCCCCTGCTCCCGGCGTCGCCCCCGGGCCCGTCCGCGACGGCCGGGACGTGCGCTGGGAGGCGCACCGCACCCGGCGGCGCCGCCAGCTCGTCGAGGCCGCGCTGCGGGCCATCCGCAAGCACGGCGCCGGCGTGGGCATGGACGAGATCGCGGCCGAGGGGTCGACGAGCAAGACCGTGCTCTACCGCCACCTCGGTGACCGCGCCGGTCTCTACCGGGCGGTCGTCGCCGCCGTCGACGAGACGATCCTGGGCGACCTCGCCGAGGCCGCTGCCGGCGGGCGCGACGTCGTGGAGCGCATCGGC
This genomic interval carries:
- a CDS encoding acetyl-CoA C-acetyltransferase, which encodes MSDSTIARDAVIVGGNRIPFGKAGGAYAAASNQSMLTAAIDGLVARFGLAGQQVGEVAAGAVLKHARDFNLTRESVLGSALAPTTPAYDLQQACGTGLETVIQAANKIRLGQVDSAIAGGVDSASDAPIAVGEGLRKALLKANAARTPMQRVKALAGIRPGDLAPETPRNSEPRTGLSMGEHQARTAKEWGITREAQDELAVASHHNLARAWESGFFDDLATGFLRLSRDEGLRPDTSVEKLAGLKPVFGKGEGATMTAGNSTPLSDGAAVVLLSSREWAEERNLPVLARFVDAEVAAVDYVSGEEGLLMAPAYAVPRLLARQGLTLQDFDYYEIHEAFASTVLATMAAWESEEFCRDRLGLDAPLGSVDRSKLNVNGSSLAAGHPFAATGGRIVATLSKLLAEKGPGSRGLVSICAAGGQGVVAILEGC